CGGATACGTAGGGTGTCGCAGCGACGGCGCTCCGCAGCTACGGGGAGAGCGCACTGACGACGAGTTCGACGGGTGGAGACACGCGTGCCGCGCAAGTGGTGCGGTTCTGGCGTGCGGTAGAGATGTTCAGCCCGCAGGGGGTTCCAAAACCGAAGAAAAATTGGCGTACAAAAGCCAGCGAAATCGTATTTGATCTGGCTGTCGACGACATCCCTCCATGGGACGAGAGGCACTGGGTAGCTAGAGCAAAGCTGCCCGCGGGTAAGGTCTGGCAGTTCAGTGTTTACGGCGGAATCTATAGTCTGTCCGCTGTTCGGGAGGTATTGACCTCGGTTTTCGGTCGCGACGGTGACGAATTCGTCGAACGCGACGATTCGGAAACCGCGATGTTCGCGTTCACCCTCGACGCCGAGGGGTATCTGGCCGAGGATTCACCCGCGTTGTCCGCGTGCGCGTGGGCGATCAGCCGGCTCCGGGACCCTGGGCCGGACGCGCCGGGCTGGCTGGAAGGTTTCAGGAGCGAGGAGGAAACGTTCATCGCCGCGCTCAATCGGCTGGTCCCACCGAAGCCAGACCGTCCCGGCTCGACGGGCAACGGTGTTGCGACGAAGGCCGGCAAGGTGGTGCTCTGCCAGGTAAAGGGGGCGGCGACCGATGCGGCCTCGTCCGGCGCGAAGGCGGCGGGAGACGCGATCAAGGTGACGACGGCGGCGGCGCTCACCGCCGTGGCTGGTCCGATCGTGGGCGGCATTGCGGGCGCCACGGCTGGCACGTTCGTGGAGAAGGTGCTCACTCCGCGTAAGGCGAAGTCCGATTTGAAGACTGATGCTGGGGTCACCGCCCCGGACCAGCAGACGGCCGAGCAGCCGTCGTCGGAACCACCCCGGATGACGCCACGGCTGGTGCACGCCTTCGTGACGAGGCTTGGGCAGGCGTTGGGCGTGACCGACCTGCTCAAGATCGACGGGGTACGAGTCAAGTGCGTCCAGGTGCACCAACGGACCGCGGACGAGGCATCCGAACAGAACTTCCTGAACAGCTTCATAACCGACGACCTGCTACGTATCGAGGACGCAGTCCGCGGCGGCGACGTCGGTGCCGGTGTCAGCACCTACCTCGCCGACACGGCCTCCATTCCCGCTGGCGCCCGGATCGACGTCCGTGCACGCCCCGACGACGTCGTGACCAGGGTCGCGCCAAGCCGCATTCCTACCGGGCGTTGGCCGACGAGTATCGATCGGCCGTTGGTTGTGAGCCAGCAGTTCGCGGTCAATCAGATCATGGGCGAGTTCGCTTCGGCGTCCGGTGTATTCGCGGTGAATGGGCCGCCGGGCACCGGCAAGACCACCATGCTGCGTGACGTGCTCGCCGCGATTGTCGTCGACCGTGAGGCTTATTCACGGCACCTGAGATTGCCGTTTCCGGCGTGTCAACATGAACGGCGGCCCGTTTATTGAGAGAATTGGGTTTCCACACTCAGTACTCACAAAAACGGACCGCCTAACATGTATCATACCACTGGACTTACCATCGAGCAGATCACCGACCTGTGCGGGTTGGTCGACATGGATACCACAGCTGAGCAGCGTAGGTGGCCACCGATTCTGGGCCTGTTCAACTCGGCGGTGATCGCGCTGACATACATGCGATGCAATCGGGTTCAGGCCGAACTGGCGGAAGCGTACGAGGTATCTCAACCGACAATCAGTCGTGCGATCACCGGAATGACGCCGCTGATAGAACGTGTTCTCAGGAAGTTCGTGCCGACGGCGGACGAATTGGACGACCAGACGCAGTACATCGTGGACGGAACCCTGCTGCCGTGCTGGTCATGGGCCGATCGCCCGGAGCTGTACTCCGGCAAGCACAAGACGACCGGCATGAACGTACAGATCGCTTGCACCCTTGACGGACGACTCGCGTGGATCTCCGATCCCATCGAAGGACGCCGGCACGACACGTACTGCCTGAAGGAATCCGGGGCGCTTCTGACTCTGAATCCGGACAACTGGATGGGCGACAAAGGATACGTGGGAAATTATATGCTCACCCCGATCAAGAAGCCGAAGCACCGCAAGCTCTTGGACTGGGAGAAGGAATTCAACACCCAGATCAACAAGATTCGCTACGTCATCGAGCAGACCATCGCCAACGTCAAAACCTGGAGGATCCTGCACGCCGACTACCGACGGCCCATTGAGACCTTCGCGGAAACCATCTCAACGGTAATCGCTCTGCACTTCTATGCGGCTGCCTGAATAACCCTCCGTGCCCAGCGCATCGTCGATCTGGGAGTCGCCCATCCGACGGATGCGTTCGCCGCAAGGACCGCCCGAGTTCCGTTGAGCCCGAAGTACACCGCGACCGTACATTGGCTCCGGCCCGAACTCACCGGTTCCGAAATCGTGGTGGCCACCGCGGGAAACAAGGCGGCGGCCAACATCACCGAAGAGATCCCCGGCATCGACGCGGTGCGCGGAGCTGAGGAAGCGGCCTGCGACGCCGACTACTTCACCGAATTGGCCAGCAACGTCCTAGGCGGGAACGCCTGGGGTCTGATCGCGGCCAAGCTCGGCAAACGCGGCAACCGCATCGCGTTCGTCAAGCGCTTCTGGTGGGGCGACCCGGCCGGCAAGGTCGACGAGTCCGCCCAGGAACGGCCAAAGCCGATCAAGGGCATGAAGAAGATCCTCGACGACGCGGCCGCGCATCCGCTGACCGCGGACATCTGGGCCGGATCCGTGCGCCGGTTCAAGGAAGCCCGTGCCGAGGTCGATCGCTTGGCAACCCAGCGTCAGCAGGCCGCGGAGGCGATCGCCCGTATCACCCAGCGCAGTGCGGAACTTCCCGCCCTGCAGAGCGCTGTCGAGATGGCACGAGCGCAGACCGTCCGCCACGGCGCTGAACTCGCCGCGGCGCAGGTCCAGCTGGCCGACGCCGAGAAGGAGGTCGGCGAAGCCAATGACGCGTGCGACAGGCATGCGAAACGCCAACCGAACTTGTGGGTCATCCTCTCCACCTTCTTTCGCGCGGGACGCGAGTGGCACGAGAAGGCAGCTCGACTCGACACAGCACTCGACAACGCGAAGACGGCTGCCGACTCGCTGCGGTCGGCCATCGGCTTCCACAAAGTCGCGGCCGGTCAGGCCAGCATCGCGCAACGACACCACGAGGTCGCGTTGGAGAACGCGATGTATGAGGTGGCGGTGTTGGAACAGCGGCTCGGGCAGGCCCGCGCGCGGTGGCCCGGACGTCTGCCGTATCGACCGGATTTCGCTAC
This Amycolatopsis sulphurea DNA region includes the following protein-coding sequences:
- a CDS encoding transposase translates to MYHTTGLTIEQITDLCGLVDMDTTAEQRRWPPILGLFNSAVIALTYMRCNRVQAELAEAYEVSQPTISRAITGMTPLIERVLRKFVPTADELDDQTQYIVDGTLLPCWSWADRPELYSGKHKTTGMNVQIACTLDGRLAWISDPIEGRRHDTYCLKESGALLTLNPDNWMGDKGYVGNYMLTPIKKPKHRKLLDWEKEFNTQINKIRYVIEQTIANVKTWRILHADYRRPIETFAETISTVIALHFYAAA